From the Helicobacter sp. MIT 05-5293 genome, one window contains:
- a CDS encoding alpha/beta hydrolase-fold protein: MTTNAQSSLATHPISPKNIQKWVKIIILLFLNVIALDAKPSQEIPPISDQSHTLFEIQSLYIRSKTNTNYHIQIAKPHAPAPQNGYPILYMLDGNAFFPRALDIFISIWRQYPQITIPIIIGIGHDSPLAFDTKARTFDYMPTLDSQLAAKFSGGGGAKDFLDFITTKLLPHIHKNYSIDSQKSAFFGHSFGGIFALFVLFNAPQTFSHYISASPSLWWGEASFIPTRTPLLTHYPTSIIITRGSKEVGKDTEVINAQKLALTLSQQSPNPASVVYIELEGKTHGGSIPDAMSVAIKNLLCAPNLCPIPSKK, encoded by the coding sequence ATGACAACAAATGCTCAATCAAGTCTCGCGACACACCCAATCTCCCCAAAAAACATACAAAAATGGGTAAAAATCATCATACTTTTATTTTTAAATGTCATAGCTCTTGATGCGAAGCCTTCCCAAGAAATCCCGCCTATCAGCGACCAATCTCATACATTATTTGAGATTCAATCACTCTATATTCGCTCAAAAACAAACACCAATTATCATATTCAAATCGCCAAACCCCACGCGCCTGCACCCCAAAATGGCTATCCGATTCTGTATATGCTTGATGGTAACGCGTTTTTTCCACGCGCACTTGATATTTTTATCTCTATTTGGCGTCAATATCCGCAAATCACTATCCCTATAATTATAGGGATTGGACATGATAGCCCACTTGCTTTTGATACTAAAGCACGCACTTTTGATTATATGCCCACTTTAGATTCTCAACTTGCAGCAAAATTTAGCGGTGGCGGTGGCGCAAAAGACTTTCTTGATTTTATCACGACAAAACTTTTGCCCCATATCCACAAAAATTATTCTATTGATTCACAAAAAAGTGCATTTTTTGGGCATTCTTTCGGAGGAATCTTTGCCCTTTTCGTGCTTTTTAACGCTCCGCAAACATTCAGCCATTATATCAGTGCTTCGCCTTCTTTATGGTGGGGAGAAGCAAGCTTTATCCCTACACGCACACCTTTGCTCACTCATTATCCTACCTCAATCATCATCACACGCGGAAGCAAAGAAGTAGGAAAAGACACAGAAGTGATAAACGCACAAAAACTTGCCCTCACCTTATCCCAACAATCCCCAAATCCTGCATCTGTCGTATATATCGAGCTTGAGGGAAAAACACACGGGGGCAGCATACCCGATGCGATGAGCGTTGCGATTAAAAATCTTCTGTGCGCCCCAAACCTATGCCCAATCCCCTCCAAAAAATAA
- a CDS encoding phospholipase D-like domain-containing protein: MKEKIKKICEICLIVSVFNTPIFANEVLYFMPYEQKEAFNALKNAISKAQNDIKISVYSFTNNELAKALRDSAKRGVKISIIYDKESNIKNANSTIGYLAKYNNISVCLLSGKLSANKKFYGLMHQKMAIIDQDLLILGSANWSKNAFENNYETLLFTHQKGFVQKALAAYERMKKTCAGF; encoded by the coding sequence ATGAAAGAAAAAATTAAAAAAATATGTGAAATTTGTTTGATTGTGAGTGTATTTAACACGCCGATATTTGCGAATGAAGTATTGTATTTTATGCCTTATGAACAAAAAGAAGCTTTTAATGCGCTCAAAAATGCCATTTCAAAAGCCCAAAATGACATTAAAATCAGTGTTTATAGCTTCACAAATAATGAGCTTGCTAAGGCTTTGCGTGATAGTGCAAAAAGAGGCGTAAAAATCTCTATTATCTATGATAAAGAAAGCAATATCAAGAATGCAAACTCCACTATTGGCTATTTGGCAAAATACAATAACATTTCGGTGTGTTTGCTTAGCGGTAAGCTTTCTGCTAATAAAAAGTTTTATGGGCTTATGCACCAAAAAATGGCAATCATTGATCAGGATTTGTTGATTTTGGGTTCGGCGAATTGGAGCAAAAATGCGTTTGAAAACAATTATGAAACCCTGCTTTTTACGCATCAAAAAGGCTTTGTGCAAAAGGCTCTTGCAGCTTATGAGCGAATGAAAAAAACATGCGCAGGATTCTGA